Part of the Candidatus Omnitrophota bacterium genome, TATCCGGATTCGTTTGACCGGGTGTTGGGACCCGGACGGTACTCCTTATGCATGCGGAGAAGCAATCAATCCTACGGTTTCGATGGAGACCACAGTAGTCATGCCATCGGTTTCTGTGAATTAACCCCCCTATAATTAATGCACATTTTTTCTAATATTGCTTTATAATTATTAGGATTTGTGATAAATTAATCGCATATTATTTAATTAAGAAATCTTAGAACGTCGGGGGGCTGTAGCTCAGTTGGGAGAGCACCTCGTTCGCAACGAGGGGGTCGGGGGTTCAACTCCCCCCAGCTCCACTTCAAATTTTCCGACAAGGAAAATTTGAAGTGGCACTAAACGAGCGTAAAACGGTCCGACAAGGACCGTAGCGAGTTCAGTGCCTTGGATTTTGATTTTCCGACAAGGAAAAAATTGGTGGATTCTGAGCGATTGTCGCTAGGCAAGATCCTTCGGGTTAAAAGGCCAGGCCCCCAGGATTGATTTGCTGTAGCTGAAAGTAAGGCAAATCAGCAAGCCAAGGTCTCCTTTGCATAACGGATCGTAAAGTGTGCCTTTATCAGGCAAGCGAGTGAAGGAACATCCGTTAAATTTGCCATGAATATGAAGAGATGCTTACTAATTTTTTTACTCATTTGTTTAGTCTTTAGCATATCTTATTCCTCCGAAAAGCCGCAAGAAGCACTTTTCTATAAGAAATTAGAAAATAATGCTGTGCAGTGCTTGCTCTGCCCCAGATTTTGTCTTATTGCTGAAAATAACAGGGGATTTTGCCGGGTAAGAGAAAACAAATCCGGCAAATTATATTCTATTTCTTATGCCAGGCCCGTAGCAATACATGTGGACCCTATTGAAAAGAAACCTCTTTTTCATTTCTTACCTTCATCTAAAGCATTTTCTATAGCTACCGCAGGATGTAATCTGAGATGCCAGTTTTGCCAGAACTGGGAGATATCACAAAGAAACCCGGATGAAATAAGGTATGAAAATTTAGACCCCCAGCAAATCGTTAGCATGGCTGTTGATTCGGGCTCTCCCGTAATAGCCTACACATATACTGAACCGACAATATTTTATGAATATATGCTTGATACAGCCAGGCTAGCAAGGCAAGCTGGTTTAAAAAATGTAATACATTCCGCAGGTTTCATCAATGAGGAGCCCTTAAGAAAACTGGCCAAATATCTGGATGCTGCGGATATAGATTTAAAGGCATTTAATGATGATTATTATGCTAAGATTTGCGGAGGCTCGCTTGAGCCGGTTTTAAATACGCTTAAAGTGTTAAAGAATGAAAATGTTCATTTGGAAATAACCACTTTGATCCTTCCCGGCTTAAACGACAATCCTGATGAAATACGGGCAATGTGCAAATGGATTAAGGAAAATCTTGGGGCTGACACCCCTTTACATTTTTCCAGGTTTTTCCCTATGTATAAACTTATAGCGCTTAGCCCGACTCCCGTATCTACGCTTGAGAAATTAAGGTCTATTGCCATGGAAGAAGGTTTGGAGTACGTATATATAGGTAACGTCGGCGGAAATGCCGGAGAAAATACCTATTGCCCTAAATGTAAAAAGACCGTTATAGGGAGAAAAGGGTATTTTATAGAACAAATAAATGTTGAAAACGGAATGTGCAAATTCTGCAAAGAGAAAATTGCAGGAGTATGGAATTGATATGCCGAGGCTTATAAAATTAATAATTATTACTATAGTTTTTCATTTTTCTACAGTTAATCTTGCTTTTGCTGAAAAAGTTGTGCCTCATACTGCCAGTGGCACGTTTTATCCTGCCGCTAAACGGGAGTTGTCATTACTGGTTGATAAATTAATGGCGCAAGTTGAAAGCCCGACTTTTCCCGGAAGAGTATTTGTTTTGGTGTCGCCTCATGCTGGTTATGGATATTCAGGCAAGATAGCAGCTTCAGCATATGCTCAAATACGTAATAAGCCGTATAATCTGGTAGTAATAATAGGCCCAAGCCATTATTTTGCATTTAATAAAATTGCTGTTTATCCGGAAGGTTATTTTTCTACTCCTTTAGGCAATCTTAAAATAGATGAAAGGTTTGCTAAGGCACTCTTAGAGAGCAGCCCGGATATAATAGCTGAGCCTGGAGCTTTTCAAAAAGAGCATAGTATTGAAGTACAGTTACCGTTTCTAAAGAAGGTTTTACCTGATGCTATGATTGTCCCTGTAGTTATGGGTGATTGTACATTTGTTGACTGTAAGCTACTTGCTGAATCTCTAAAAAAACTGATTGAAGGCAGGGACGATGTTTTAGTCATTGTTTCTACTGATATGTATCATGGTTACGATTATGAAGAGGCTTCCAGGACAGACCAGGCTACAATAGAAGTAATCAAGCAGATGCAGGCAGAGGAGCTTTATTATGGCTTAAGGGAAGGTAAATATCAGATGTGCGGAGGTTTTGGTATGGTATCGGCGCTTATTCTTGCTAAAGAGCTGGGCCACAATAAAGTTAAGGGCGTCGATTACACTAATTCAGCGGTGGTCACCGGCAAGAAAACAAAGGGGAATTGGACCGTCGGTTATTTTAGCTGTGCAATTAATAATAAGGAGGATACCTTTATGTTGAGCCCTAGCGATCAAAAAAGATTATTGGATATAGCCCGGCTTGCAATATCGGAATATTTATTAAAAGGCAAAAAAGTTGATTTAAAAGAGGAGCTTTCTCCGTTGAATGTCAAGACAGGCGCTTTTGTGACTTTGCATGAGCATGGAGAATTGCGCGGTTGTATCGGCAATTTGACTTCAGATAAGCCGTTGTATCTTACTGTGCGCGATATGGCGATTGAAGCTGCTGTCGGAGACCCGAGATTTCCAAAGCTGACCGAGCAGGAATTAAAAGATGTAGAATTAGAGATCTCCGTTCTTTCACCTCTAAAGAAAATTGATGATGTTAAAGAGATAGAGATGGGTAGAGACGGTGTATTAATCCGCAAAGGATTTAATAGCGGGGTATTCTTGCCGCAGGTTGCCACAGAGACAGGCTGGGACAAGGAAGAATTCTTGTCTTATCTTTGCCAGCACAAGGCAGGCCTTGCGCCTGACGCATGGAAAGATAAGCAGACAGATATCTATACGTTCACCGCGCAGGTCTTTTCCGAAAAATAAACTTATTCATATGATAAGCGCAGTATTAATGTTTTTTTTATTAGGGCTTTCTTTTGGAAGCGGGCCATGCCTTTTAAGCTGCGGTCCGATAATACTACCGCTCATTGCTGCAACACAGAAAAGCATACCAAAAAGCATTTTGCTTTATTTGTTTTTTTCTGTTGCCAGGGTAGCCGTTTATATGGTCTTATCTTTCCTGATTTTTAAGTTAGGTAAAGATTTGTTTGAGGCACACTTTTCCGGCATGGTTAAGTATTTCTATTTAACCGGCGGGATATTGATAGTAAGTTCGGGGGCGGCGCTGTTATTTAAAAACAACCTTCAGGAGTCTCTTTGCAGCAGGTTTGTTAAATCCTGCTTTGGCGGCAGCGCCAGGCCCGCAGTTATTATGGGGGTTGTCCTTGGCGCCCTTCCTTGTCTGCCTCTTGTGACTGTTTTTTCTTATATAGGTTTTGCATCTAAAAGCCCTCTTGCGAGTATTTTATATAGCCTGTCTTTTGGCATTGGAACGGTTTTATCCCCATTATTAATAATGTCTGCCGGCGCTGGTTTTATCGGAAAGATTTTTCAAGATAATATAAAATTTGTCCGTGTTTTAAATTATTGCTCTGCAATAATCATTATCGTTTTGGGGCTGCAAATATTGCTTAATGCATTTATTGGATTATGGAAAGGACTATAATATGGCAAGGTTATTTTTATCTGATCCAAAAGTAATTAGCGGGAGAATATCCATAGAAGAACCTGCAAGTATACATTACCTTAGGGATGTATTGCGTTCCAGGCAGCACGATACAGTAATAGTTTTTGATGGTAAGGGCAGGGAATATATATGTTCAGTTGAAACCATTTCTGAAAAAATAGTACTTATAGTCAGAGAAGAATCCGCAGCCGTTAAGAGAGAAGGCAACGTTGTAATAACCTGTGCCTGCGCAATCCCGAAAAACTCACGGATGGATGATATTATCGATAAGCTTACCCAGCTTGGGGTAGACAGGATAATACCTTTGATTACCGAGCGTACCCAGGTAAAACTGGATAAGAAGAGGCGATTGATTAAGCATGAACGTTGGGAAAAGATAGCAATTGCGGCTTCGCAGCAGAGCCAGAGAGTATCTCTGCCTAAAATAGATTTGGTTACGGAGTTTGATGATTTCATTTCCCTAACTAATAGATTTGATGTTAAACTTATGCCAAATCTCGTCGGTAAGACTAAACATTTAAGCCAGCTGTTAAATTCATTAGGAAAGAACATTCTGGTTGCAATAGGCCCGGAAGGAGATTTTAGCCAGGCTGAAGTCGATACCGCAATAAAAAATGGATTTATATCAGTCTCGCTTGGCGATACGGTAT contains:
- a CDS encoding sulfite exporter TauE/SafE family protein, which translates into the protein MISAVLMFFLLGLSFGSGPCLLSCGPIILPLIAATQKSIPKSILLYLFFSVARVAVYMVLSFLIFKLGKDLFEAHFSGMVKYFYLTGGILIVSSGAALLFKNNLQESLCSRFVKSCFGGSARPAVIMGVVLGALPCLPLVTVFSYIGFASKSPLASILYSLSFGIGTVLSPLLIMSAGAGFIGKIFQDNIKFVRVLNYCSAIIIIVLGLQILLNAFIGLWKGL
- a CDS encoding 16S rRNA (uracil(1498)-N(3))-methyltransferase — protein: MHLLDYGKDYNMARLFLSDPKVISGRISIEEPASIHYLRDVLRSRQHDTVIVFDGKGREYICSVETISEKIVLIVREESAAVKREGNVVITCACAIPKNSRMDDIIDKLTQLGVDRIIPLITERTQVKLDKKRRLIKHERWEKIAIAASQQSQRVSLPKIDLVTEFDDFISLTNRFDVKLMPNLVGKTKHLSQLLNSLGKNILVAIGPEGDFSQAEVDTAIKNGFISVSLGDTVLRVETAAVSIVSFLRLVSY
- the amrS gene encoding AmmeMemoRadiSam system radical SAM enzyme, with protein sequence MKRCLLIFLLICLVFSISYSSEKPQEALFYKKLENNAVQCLLCPRFCLIAENNRGFCRVRENKSGKLYSISYARPVAIHVDPIEKKPLFHFLPSSKAFSIATAGCNLRCQFCQNWEISQRNPDEIRYENLDPQQIVSMAVDSGSPVIAYTYTEPTIFYEYMLDTARLARQAGLKNVIHSAGFINEEPLRKLAKYLDAADIDLKAFNDDYYAKICGGSLEPVLNTLKVLKNENVHLEITTLILPGLNDNPDEIRAMCKWIKENLGADTPLHFSRFFPMYKLIALSPTPVSTLEKLRSIAMEEGLEYVYIGNVGGNAGENTYCPKCKKTVIGRKGYFIEQINVENGMCKFCKEKIAGVWN
- the amrB gene encoding AmmeMemoRadiSam system protein B; this translates as MLKTECANSAKRKLQEYGIDMPRLIKLIIITIVFHFSTVNLAFAEKVVPHTASGTFYPAAKRELSLLVDKLMAQVESPTFPGRVFVLVSPHAGYGYSGKIAASAYAQIRNKPYNLVVIIGPSHYFAFNKIAVYPEGYFSTPLGNLKIDERFAKALLESSPDIIAEPGAFQKEHSIEVQLPFLKKVLPDAMIVPVVMGDCTFVDCKLLAESLKKLIEGRDDVLVIVSTDMYHGYDYEEASRTDQATIEVIKQMQAEELYYGLREGKYQMCGGFGMVSALILAKELGHNKVKGVDYTNSAVVTGKKTKGNWTVGYFSCAINNKEDTFMLSPSDQKRLLDIARLAISEYLLKGKKVDLKEELSPLNVKTGAFVTLHEHGELRGCIGNLTSDKPLYLTVRDMAIEAAVGDPRFPKLTEQELKDVELEISVLSPLKKIDDVKEIEMGRDGVLIRKGFNSGVFLPQVATETGWDKEEFLSYLCQHKAGLAPDAWKDKQTDIYTFTAQVFSEK